One genomic segment of Arachis duranensis cultivar V14167 chromosome 4, aradu.V14167.gnm2.J7QH, whole genome shotgun sequence includes these proteins:
- the LOC107485791 gene encoding uncharacterized protein LOC107485791 isoform X1: MAKRPPRLTVQYEKDQSGCMWGFISMFDFRHGRSTRRMIADAKRSSQHAVGAVPVPTKNKFETLSDLDEEYQGHLCSRIFQERGESMRLIEITDPDKPSMKKLIEEEMFIEKDAVKDLGHADQVESKKSRVASEVSPKTDSKRKKKSRKKSRDMDTHELNSDATLKSEFLHNPHSRQQSKDNLDLDKIMEDFCHVKGGCSVMHDNDSEVNSQSNQNYGVSENLARDAIHEFVNQMIANGKDQAEDGKSNCSNELMEALQVISSDKELFVRLLQDSDSILLKHVQELGNSHAINDNEHSSVIGSKFSVEEDLDNLKQEKETFNRKHRNFFRKRSKSQSEGPTNENGKTEFTNRIVILKPALTSSRSSGSILASSLDSHDVVHHKGRFVKVSSHFSLTEIKRKLKHAMGREKHGNAEGISRKLPDKCQNKGPGSKTIGKDNNVGMRSPTKDHFFMEKIARPMFDVMNGNKTGASKHSEFSVEHENDSSKQRVSNLYIEARKHLCEMLDSGDENTNISGRQSPKTLGRILSIPEYNFSPLGSPGRDLEHHFVTTKTRFSVSDRPSEVNQDNLSPKQATFVDPLDQATSNSEKQSSICEEISNNEVQQINSQSNLAHDVGRVDIEETCSPVIDETVTEVNVESEKETDILQSSPIPVGFVMEKEQYCVMLEISDSTQGSSCLNQVVTEDVQPSSPPLSPSHSCVAKKIEELESITDVSGRPSPVSVLDTPFLDEDSSPGYSRCQAVKLPVRPLQFDECDSSPVDQLERGKYCFKENELIYDYIKAVLQASSLTPDQLLVKCLSSDEILDPSLFAQIEFFPNPLCHDQKLLFDCIEEILVEVCWYYFGVSPYVSFVNPSIRPTPNMKRVTLKVFEGVCWHILPLPPPRTLEQIVRKDLAGSETWMDLRPDAETVGFEMGEVILAELMEDTILSFISEIPESECSQLQFEADNNESTINL; the protein is encoded by the exons ATGGCGAAAAGACCCCCGAGATTAACTGTGCAGTATGAGAAAGATCAATCTGGTTGTATGTGGGGTTTTATTAGTATGTTCGATTTTCGCCATGGTCGCTCTACTCGTAGGATGATTGCAGATGCGAAACGCAGCAGCCAGCATGCTGTAG GTGCTGTACCTGTACCTACCAAGAACAAGTTTGAGACATTAAGCGATTTGGACGAAGAATATCAAGGCCATCTT tgTTCACGTATATTtcaggaaagaggagagagtaTGAGACTGATTGAGATAACTGATCCGGATAAGCCTAGTATGAAGAAACTCATAGAAGAAGAGATGTTCATCGAGAAGGATGCGGTGAAGGATCTAGGTCATGCTGATCAAGTAGAGTCAAAGAAATCCAGAGTAGCAAGTGAAGTTTCCCCAAAGACAGattccaaaagaaaaaagaaatctCGAAAGAAAAGCCGTGATATGGACACCCATGAGTTGAATTCGGATGCAACGCTGAAGTCTGAATTCTTGCATAACCCGCATTCAAGGCAACAGTCGAAAGATAATCTTGATTTAGACAAGATAATGGAAGACTTTTGTCACGTTAAGGGTGGTTGTTCTGTGATGCATGACAATGACAGCGAAGTTAATTCACAGTCAAACCAAAATTATGGTGTTTCTGAAAACCTTGCAAGGGATGCAATCCATGAATTTGTGAATCAAATGATAGCAAATGGGAAAGATCAGGCAGAAGATGGAAAATCCAATTGCTCAAATGAACTCATGGAAGCACTTCAGGTTATAAGCTCGGATAAGGAATTGTTTGTTAGACTTCTACAAGACTCAGATTCAATTTTATTGAAACATGTTCAGGAGTTGGGGAATTCTCATGCAATAAATGACAATGAACACAGCTCAGTTATTGGCTCCAAGTTCTCTGTAGAAGAAGACCTTGACAATctgaaacaagaaaaggaaactTTCAACCGTAAACATCGTAACTTTTTCAGGAAAAGGTCAAAGTCTCAATCAGAAGGTCCTACAAACGAGAATGGGAAAACAGAGTTTACAAATAGAATAGTCATTCTGAAGCCTGCACTAACAAGTTCACGAAGTTCTGGAAGCATCCTTGCCTCTTCACTTGATTCTCATGATGTTGTCCATCACAAAGGTCGTTTTGTGAAAGTTAGTTCACATTTTTCTCTTACAGAGATAAAAAGGAAATTGAAACATGCCATGGGAAGGGAGAAACATGGAAACGCCGAAGGGATCTCAAGAAAGCTTCCGGATAAATGTCAAAATAAGGGGCCAGGGAGCAAAACCATTGGGAAAGACAATAATGTTGGAATGAGGTCTCCAACTAAAGACCATTTCTTCATGGAAAAGATTGCAAGACCTATGTTTGATGTTATGAATGGAAACAAGACCGGTGCTTCAAAACACTCTGAATTTAGTGTGGAACATGAAAATGACAGTTCCAAACAAAGGGTTTCTAACTTATATATTGAGGCTAGAAAACATCTGTGTGAGATGCTAGACAGTGGAGATGAGAACACAAACATTTCAGGTAGGCAGAGCCCCAAAACACTTGGTCGAATACTATCTATTCCTGAGTACAACTTTTCTCCCCTTGGCAGTCCCGGACGGGATTTGGAACATCATTTTGTGACCACAAAGACAAGATTTTCTGTGTCAGATAGACCTTCAGAGGTTAATCAGGATAACTTGTCACCCAAGCAAGCAACCTTTGTCGATCCTCTGGATCAGGCAACGAGCAATTCAGAAAAGCAGTCCAGCATTTGTGAAGAAATCTCTAATAATGAAGTACAACAAATTAATTCACAGTCAAACTTGGCACATGATGTTGGTCGTGTTGATATAGAAGAAACCTGTTCTCCTGTTATTGATGAGACAGTTACTGAAG TTAACGTAGAATCTGAAAAAGAGACAGACATTTTGCAATCATCCCCGATTCCAGTGGGATTCGTCATGGAAAAAGAACAATATTGTGTGATGTTAGAAATTTCTGATAGTACACAGGGTTCTTCATGTTTGAATCAG GTTGTTACAGAAGATGTCCAACCATCATCTCCACCATTATCCCCTTCTCACTCATGTGTCGCAAAGAAAATTGAAGAGCTAGAAAGCATTACAGATGTTTCTGGCCGACCAAGTCCCGTATCTGTTCTTGATACTCCATTCTTGGATGAGGACTCAAGTCCTGGATACTCGAGATGTCAAGCTG TTAAATTGCCAGTACGACCACTGCAATTTGATGAATGTGACTCTTCGCCTGTTGATCAACTTGAAAGAGGAAAATATTGTTTCAAAGAGAATGAATTGATATATGATTACATTAAAGCTGTCTTACAAGCATCAAGCTTGACTCCGGATCAACTGTTGGTGAAATGCCTTTCATCAGACGAGATACTGGATCCTTCCTTGTTTGCTCAGATAGAGTTCTTCCCCAATCCACTTTGCCATGATCAGAAGCTCCTATTCGACTGTATTGAGGAAATTCTCGTGGAGGTTTGTTGGTATTACTTTGGAGTCTCACCTTATGTATCATTTGTAAATCCTAGCATAAGGCCAACCCCAAATATGAAAAGGGTTACTCTCAAAGTCTTTGAAGGAGTGTGCTGGCATATCCTTCCCCTGCCCCCACCACGTACCTTGGAACAAATCGTTAGAAAAGACCTGGCGGGGAGTGAAACGTGGATGGATCTTCGACCTGATGCCGAAACTGTTGGCTTCGAAATGGGTGAGGTCATTCTTGCTGAACTGATGGAAGATACAATATTGAGCTTTATCAGTGAAATCCCTGAAAGTGAATGTTCTCAGCTTCAATTTGAGGCTGATAACAATGAGAGCACCATCAACTTGTAA
- the LOC107485793 gene encoding rop guanine nucleotide exchange factor 3 isoform X2, whose translation MQVFVNLITNSCAKNMEKKSSSSTKFDEISELGFQPPPPSPSMEDHSATDAWTYSEPEASNLSDSVDESSYASDLSPSRPTAAKADAKQGVLSRLGLKLRKNSVDVKLNESDLMDSGELEVMKERFSKLLLGEDMSGGGKGVCTAVTISNAITNLYATVFGQSLKLEPLKPEKKAMWKREMKVLLSVCDYIVEFAPTAQYLEDGTIVEMMKSRPRSDIYINLPALQKLDTMLIEILDTFHDTEFWYVDNIPANSPRTRATSFRRIVQRKDEKWWLPVPCVLPGGLSEKSRKHLVEKRDCANQIHKAAMAINNNVLAEIDIPETYIDNLPKNGRANMGDTIYHYMSAAEKFSADQLLDYLKISSEHEALELADRVESSMYSWRRKACLSHSKSSWSKVKELMADGDRKDKNYTLAERAETLLFCLKQRYPELSQTSLDTCKIQYNKDVGKAILESYSRVLEGLAFNIVAWVEDVLYVDKSMKNREV comes from the exons ATGCAGGTGTTCGTTAATTTGATCACAAATTCTTGTGCTAAGAATATGGAGaagaaatcatcatcatcaacaaagtTTGATGAGATTTCTGAGTTAGGATTTcaacctcctcctccttctccttctatGGAGGATCATTCGGCAACCGATGCATGGACATATTCAGAGCCAGAGGCATCAAACTTATCAGATTCAGTTGATGAAAGCAGTTATGCCAGTGACCTTTCGCCTTCTCGGCCGACGGCTGCGAAAGCAGATGCTAAACAAGGTGTTCTTTCAAGGCTAGGATTGAAGTTGCGCAAGAATTCGGTCGATGTTAAGCTCAATGAGAGTGATCTTATGGATTCAG GTGAGCTTGAAGTAATGAAGGAAAGATTTTCAAAGCTTCTGTTGGGAGAAGACATGTCTGGTGGTGGAAAAGGAGTTTGCACTGCAGTTACAATTTCAAATGCCATTACCAATCTCTATG CAACTGTATTTGGACAAAGTTTGAAGTTGGAGCCACTGAAGCCTGAGAAGAAAGCAATGTGGAAAAGAGAAATGAAGGTTCTTTTATCAGTGTGTGATTATATAGTAGAATTTGCCCCAACTGCACAATATTTAGAAGATGGAACAATCGTTGAG ATGATGAAGAGTAGACCAAGATCAGACATATATATCAACCTCCCTGCTCTACAGAAGCTTGACACAATGCTCATA GAAATATTAGACACTTTCCATGATACTGAATTTTGGTATGTAGATAACATTCCGGCGAATTCACCACGCACGCGCGCAACCTCTTTTCGGAGGATTGTTCAGCGAAAAGACGAGAAATGGTGGCTTCCGGTGCCTTGTGTTCTCCCCGGTGGCCTATCTGAAAAATCAAGGAAGCACTTAGTAGAAAAAAGAGATTGTGCTAACCAAATTCATAAAGCAGCCATGGCAATAAACAACAATGTTCTTGCTGAGATTGATATCCCAGAAACCTACATTGATAATCTTCCTAAG AATGGAAGAGCAAATATGGGAGACACAATTTACCACTACATGTCTGCTGCAGAGAAATTCTCAGCTGATCAACTTCTTGACTACTTGAAGATAAGTTCTGAGCATGAAGCACTTGAGCTGGCCGACAGGGTCGAGTCTTCGATGTACTCGTGGCGCCGGAAAGCTTGCCTGAGCCATTCCAAATCATCCTGGAGCAAAGTGAAGGAACTCATGGCCGACGGCGACCGGAAGGACAAGAATTACACCTTAGCTGAGAGAGCAGAGACTTTGTTGTTCTGCCTGAAGCAAAGATATCCTGAACTGTCACAAACTTCTCTTGACACATGCAAGATTCAGTATAACAAG GATGTTGGAAAAGCAATACTGGAGAGTTATTCAAGAGTACTAGAAGGCCTAGCATTCAACATTGTTGCTTGGGTTGAAGATGTTCTCTATGTAGATAAATCAATGAAGAACAGAGAGGTCTAG
- the LOC107485793 gene encoding rop guanine nucleotide exchange factor 3 isoform X1, with product MQVFVNLITNSCAKNMEKKSSSSTKFDEISELGFQPPPPSPSMEDHSATDAWTYSEPEASNLSDSVDESSYASDLSPSRPTAAKADAKQGVLSRLGLKLRKNSVDVKLNESDLMDSGELEVMKERFSKLLLGEDMSGGGKGVCTAVTISNAITNLYATVFGQSLKLEPLKPEKKAMWKREMKVLLSVCDYIVEFAPTAQYLEDGTIVEMMKSRPRSDIYINLPALQKLDTMLIEILDTFHDTEFWYVDNIPANSPRTRATSFRRIVQRKDEKWWLPVPCVLPGGLSEKSRKHLVEKRDCANQIHKAAMAINNNVLAEIDIPETYIDNLPKLKFYSQVVEDPITCDPLKSWNLSSNFISLLWKPMIAAETCRKRDDIISHKNGRANMGDTIYHYMSAAEKFSADQLLDYLKISSEHEALELADRVESSMYSWRRKACLSHSKSSWSKVKELMADGDRKDKNYTLAERAETLLFCLKQRYPELSQTSLDTCKIQYNKDVGKAILESYSRVLEGLAFNIVAWVEDVLYVDKSMKNREV from the exons ATGCAGGTGTTCGTTAATTTGATCACAAATTCTTGTGCTAAGAATATGGAGaagaaatcatcatcatcaacaaagtTTGATGAGATTTCTGAGTTAGGATTTcaacctcctcctccttctccttctatGGAGGATCATTCGGCAACCGATGCATGGACATATTCAGAGCCAGAGGCATCAAACTTATCAGATTCAGTTGATGAAAGCAGTTATGCCAGTGACCTTTCGCCTTCTCGGCCGACGGCTGCGAAAGCAGATGCTAAACAAGGTGTTCTTTCAAGGCTAGGATTGAAGTTGCGCAAGAATTCGGTCGATGTTAAGCTCAATGAGAGTGATCTTATGGATTCAG GTGAGCTTGAAGTAATGAAGGAAAGATTTTCAAAGCTTCTGTTGGGAGAAGACATGTCTGGTGGTGGAAAAGGAGTTTGCACTGCAGTTACAATTTCAAATGCCATTACCAATCTCTATG CAACTGTATTTGGACAAAGTTTGAAGTTGGAGCCACTGAAGCCTGAGAAGAAAGCAATGTGGAAAAGAGAAATGAAGGTTCTTTTATCAGTGTGTGATTATATAGTAGAATTTGCCCCAACTGCACAATATTTAGAAGATGGAACAATCGTTGAG ATGATGAAGAGTAGACCAAGATCAGACATATATATCAACCTCCCTGCTCTACAGAAGCTTGACACAATGCTCATA GAAATATTAGACACTTTCCATGATACTGAATTTTGGTATGTAGATAACATTCCGGCGAATTCACCACGCACGCGCGCAACCTCTTTTCGGAGGATTGTTCAGCGAAAAGACGAGAAATGGTGGCTTCCGGTGCCTTGTGTTCTCCCCGGTGGCCTATCTGAAAAATCAAGGAAGCACTTAGTAGAAAAAAGAGATTGTGCTAACCAAATTCATAAAGCAGCCATGGCAATAAACAACAATGTTCTTGCTGAGATTGATATCCCAGAAACCTACATTGATAATCTTCCTAAG CTGAAATTCTATAGCCAAGTGGTTGAGGATCCAATTACATGTGACCCCCTAAAGTCTTGgaatttatcatcaaatttcataaGCCTTTTATGGAAGCCAATGATAGCAGCTGAGACTTGTAGAAAAAGGGATGATATAATTTCACATAAG AATGGAAGAGCAAATATGGGAGACACAATTTACCACTACATGTCTGCTGCAGAGAAATTCTCAGCTGATCAACTTCTTGACTACTTGAAGATAAGTTCTGAGCATGAAGCACTTGAGCTGGCCGACAGGGTCGAGTCTTCGATGTACTCGTGGCGCCGGAAAGCTTGCCTGAGCCATTCCAAATCATCCTGGAGCAAAGTGAAGGAACTCATGGCCGACGGCGACCGGAAGGACAAGAATTACACCTTAGCTGAGAGAGCAGAGACTTTGTTGTTCTGCCTGAAGCAAAGATATCCTGAACTGTCACAAACTTCTCTTGACACATGCAAGATTCAGTATAACAAG GATGTTGGAAAAGCAATACTGGAGAGTTATTCAAGAGTACTAGAAGGCCTAGCATTCAACATTGTTGCTTGGGTTGAAGATGTTCTCTATGTAGATAAATCAATGAAGAACAGAGAGGTCTAG
- the LOC107485792 gene encoding uncharacterized protein LOC107485792: MSAAETPKKTGTPQIVKLDKALKLAEAWVNSMSKGADDHDEKPDNEVEGRPERLGLGAKVSRKSKVGPSDDPVDRKLYAKMQAEKRKTAKIAQESASVASNALDDEEYDEELESRTSAFTKRKASVPLTLSNKKQK; encoded by the exons ATGAGTGCTGCAGAAACACCAAAGAAAACCGGCACGCCCCAAATTGTTAAGTTGGACAAGGCATTGAAGTTG GCTGAGGCATGGGTAAATAGTATGAGTAAAGGTGCTGATGATCATGATGAAAAACCGGATAATGAAGTAGAGGGTCGGCCTGAAAG GCTTGGATTAGGTGCAAAAGTTTCACGGAAATCCAAAGTTGGTCCCTCAGATGACCCTGTTGACAGAAAATTGTATGCCAAAATGCAAGCCGAAAAAAGAAAGACAGCGAAAATTGCCCAAGAATCTGCTTCAGTCGCAAGCAATGCTTTAGATGACGAGGAATACGATGAAGAATTGGAAAGCAGAACTAGTGCGTTCACCAAGAGGAAGGCATCAGTTCCTTTAACACTGTCTAATAAGAAGCAAAAGTAA
- the LOC107485793 gene encoding rop guanine nucleotide exchange factor 3 isoform X3, with protein sequence MMVEIVNSHSAATVFGQSLKLEPLKPEKKAMWKREMKVLLSVCDYIVEFAPTAQYLEDGTIVEMMKSRPRSDIYINLPALQKLDTMLIEILDTFHDTEFWYVDNIPANSPRTRATSFRRIVQRKDEKWWLPVPCVLPGGLSEKSRKHLVEKRDCANQIHKAAMAINNNVLAEIDIPETYIDNLPKNGRANMGDTIYHYMSAAEKFSADQLLDYLKISSEHEALELADRVESSMYSWRRKACLSHSKSSWSKVKELMADGDRKDKNYTLAERAETLLFCLKQRYPELSQTSLDTCKIQYNKDVGKAILESYSRVLEGLAFNIVAWVEDVLYVDKSMKNREV encoded by the exons atgaTGGTTGAAATTGTGAATTCTCATTCTGCAGCAACTGTATTTGGACAAAGTTTGAAGTTGGAGCCACTGAAGCCTGAGAAGAAAGCAATGTGGAAAAGAGAAATGAAGGTTCTTTTATCAGTGTGTGATTATATAGTAGAATTTGCCCCAACTGCACAATATTTAGAAGATGGAACAATCGTTGAG ATGATGAAGAGTAGACCAAGATCAGACATATATATCAACCTCCCTGCTCTACAGAAGCTTGACACAATGCTCATA GAAATATTAGACACTTTCCATGATACTGAATTTTGGTATGTAGATAACATTCCGGCGAATTCACCACGCACGCGCGCAACCTCTTTTCGGAGGATTGTTCAGCGAAAAGACGAGAAATGGTGGCTTCCGGTGCCTTGTGTTCTCCCCGGTGGCCTATCTGAAAAATCAAGGAAGCACTTAGTAGAAAAAAGAGATTGTGCTAACCAAATTCATAAAGCAGCCATGGCAATAAACAACAATGTTCTTGCTGAGATTGATATCCCAGAAACCTACATTGATAATCTTCCTAAG AATGGAAGAGCAAATATGGGAGACACAATTTACCACTACATGTCTGCTGCAGAGAAATTCTCAGCTGATCAACTTCTTGACTACTTGAAGATAAGTTCTGAGCATGAAGCACTTGAGCTGGCCGACAGGGTCGAGTCTTCGATGTACTCGTGGCGCCGGAAAGCTTGCCTGAGCCATTCCAAATCATCCTGGAGCAAAGTGAAGGAACTCATGGCCGACGGCGACCGGAAGGACAAGAATTACACCTTAGCTGAGAGAGCAGAGACTTTGTTGTTCTGCCTGAAGCAAAGATATCCTGAACTGTCACAAACTTCTCTTGACACATGCAAGATTCAGTATAACAAG GATGTTGGAAAAGCAATACTGGAGAGTTATTCAAGAGTACTAGAAGGCCTAGCATTCAACATTGTTGCTTGGGTTGAAGATGTTCTCTATGTAGATAAATCAATGAAGAACAGAGAGGTCTAG
- the LOC107485791 gene encoding uncharacterized protein LOC107485791 isoform X2 — protein MAKRPPRLTVQYEKDQSGCMWGFISMFDFRHGRSTRRMIADAKRSSQHAVGAVPVPTKNKFETLSDLDEEYQGHLERGESMRLIEITDPDKPSMKKLIEEEMFIEKDAVKDLGHADQVESKKSRVASEVSPKTDSKRKKKSRKKSRDMDTHELNSDATLKSEFLHNPHSRQQSKDNLDLDKIMEDFCHVKGGCSVMHDNDSEVNSQSNQNYGVSENLARDAIHEFVNQMIANGKDQAEDGKSNCSNELMEALQVISSDKELFVRLLQDSDSILLKHVQELGNSHAINDNEHSSVIGSKFSVEEDLDNLKQEKETFNRKHRNFFRKRSKSQSEGPTNENGKTEFTNRIVILKPALTSSRSSGSILASSLDSHDVVHHKGRFVKVSSHFSLTEIKRKLKHAMGREKHGNAEGISRKLPDKCQNKGPGSKTIGKDNNVGMRSPTKDHFFMEKIARPMFDVMNGNKTGASKHSEFSVEHENDSSKQRVSNLYIEARKHLCEMLDSGDENTNISGRQSPKTLGRILSIPEYNFSPLGSPGRDLEHHFVTTKTRFSVSDRPSEVNQDNLSPKQATFVDPLDQATSNSEKQSSICEEISNNEVQQINSQSNLAHDVGRVDIEETCSPVIDETVTEVNVESEKETDILQSSPIPVGFVMEKEQYCVMLEISDSTQGSSCLNQVVTEDVQPSSPPLSPSHSCVAKKIEELESITDVSGRPSPVSVLDTPFLDEDSSPGYSRCQAVKLPVRPLQFDECDSSPVDQLERGKYCFKENELIYDYIKAVLQASSLTPDQLLVKCLSSDEILDPSLFAQIEFFPNPLCHDQKLLFDCIEEILVEVCWYYFGVSPYVSFVNPSIRPTPNMKRVTLKVFEGVCWHILPLPPPRTLEQIVRKDLAGSETWMDLRPDAETVGFEMGEVILAELMEDTILSFISEIPESECSQLQFEADNNESTINL, from the exons ATGGCGAAAAGACCCCCGAGATTAACTGTGCAGTATGAGAAAGATCAATCTGGTTGTATGTGGGGTTTTATTAGTATGTTCGATTTTCGCCATGGTCGCTCTACTCGTAGGATGATTGCAGATGCGAAACGCAGCAGCCAGCATGCTGTAG GTGCTGTACCTGTACCTACCAAGAACAAGTTTGAGACATTAAGCGATTTGGACGAAGAATATCAAGGCCATCTT gaaagaggagagagtaTGAGACTGATTGAGATAACTGATCCGGATAAGCCTAGTATGAAGAAACTCATAGAAGAAGAGATGTTCATCGAGAAGGATGCGGTGAAGGATCTAGGTCATGCTGATCAAGTAGAGTCAAAGAAATCCAGAGTAGCAAGTGAAGTTTCCCCAAAGACAGattccaaaagaaaaaagaaatctCGAAAGAAAAGCCGTGATATGGACACCCATGAGTTGAATTCGGATGCAACGCTGAAGTCTGAATTCTTGCATAACCCGCATTCAAGGCAACAGTCGAAAGATAATCTTGATTTAGACAAGATAATGGAAGACTTTTGTCACGTTAAGGGTGGTTGTTCTGTGATGCATGACAATGACAGCGAAGTTAATTCACAGTCAAACCAAAATTATGGTGTTTCTGAAAACCTTGCAAGGGATGCAATCCATGAATTTGTGAATCAAATGATAGCAAATGGGAAAGATCAGGCAGAAGATGGAAAATCCAATTGCTCAAATGAACTCATGGAAGCACTTCAGGTTATAAGCTCGGATAAGGAATTGTTTGTTAGACTTCTACAAGACTCAGATTCAATTTTATTGAAACATGTTCAGGAGTTGGGGAATTCTCATGCAATAAATGACAATGAACACAGCTCAGTTATTGGCTCCAAGTTCTCTGTAGAAGAAGACCTTGACAATctgaaacaagaaaaggaaactTTCAACCGTAAACATCGTAACTTTTTCAGGAAAAGGTCAAAGTCTCAATCAGAAGGTCCTACAAACGAGAATGGGAAAACAGAGTTTACAAATAGAATAGTCATTCTGAAGCCTGCACTAACAAGTTCACGAAGTTCTGGAAGCATCCTTGCCTCTTCACTTGATTCTCATGATGTTGTCCATCACAAAGGTCGTTTTGTGAAAGTTAGTTCACATTTTTCTCTTACAGAGATAAAAAGGAAATTGAAACATGCCATGGGAAGGGAGAAACATGGAAACGCCGAAGGGATCTCAAGAAAGCTTCCGGATAAATGTCAAAATAAGGGGCCAGGGAGCAAAACCATTGGGAAAGACAATAATGTTGGAATGAGGTCTCCAACTAAAGACCATTTCTTCATGGAAAAGATTGCAAGACCTATGTTTGATGTTATGAATGGAAACAAGACCGGTGCTTCAAAACACTCTGAATTTAGTGTGGAACATGAAAATGACAGTTCCAAACAAAGGGTTTCTAACTTATATATTGAGGCTAGAAAACATCTGTGTGAGATGCTAGACAGTGGAGATGAGAACACAAACATTTCAGGTAGGCAGAGCCCCAAAACACTTGGTCGAATACTATCTATTCCTGAGTACAACTTTTCTCCCCTTGGCAGTCCCGGACGGGATTTGGAACATCATTTTGTGACCACAAAGACAAGATTTTCTGTGTCAGATAGACCTTCAGAGGTTAATCAGGATAACTTGTCACCCAAGCAAGCAACCTTTGTCGATCCTCTGGATCAGGCAACGAGCAATTCAGAAAAGCAGTCCAGCATTTGTGAAGAAATCTCTAATAATGAAGTACAACAAATTAATTCACAGTCAAACTTGGCACATGATGTTGGTCGTGTTGATATAGAAGAAACCTGTTCTCCTGTTATTGATGAGACAGTTACTGAAG TTAACGTAGAATCTGAAAAAGAGACAGACATTTTGCAATCATCCCCGATTCCAGTGGGATTCGTCATGGAAAAAGAACAATATTGTGTGATGTTAGAAATTTCTGATAGTACACAGGGTTCTTCATGTTTGAATCAG GTTGTTACAGAAGATGTCCAACCATCATCTCCACCATTATCCCCTTCTCACTCATGTGTCGCAAAGAAAATTGAAGAGCTAGAAAGCATTACAGATGTTTCTGGCCGACCAAGTCCCGTATCTGTTCTTGATACTCCATTCTTGGATGAGGACTCAAGTCCTGGATACTCGAGATGTCAAGCTG TTAAATTGCCAGTACGACCACTGCAATTTGATGAATGTGACTCTTCGCCTGTTGATCAACTTGAAAGAGGAAAATATTGTTTCAAAGAGAATGAATTGATATATGATTACATTAAAGCTGTCTTACAAGCATCAAGCTTGACTCCGGATCAACTGTTGGTGAAATGCCTTTCATCAGACGAGATACTGGATCCTTCCTTGTTTGCTCAGATAGAGTTCTTCCCCAATCCACTTTGCCATGATCAGAAGCTCCTATTCGACTGTATTGAGGAAATTCTCGTGGAGGTTTGTTGGTATTACTTTGGAGTCTCACCTTATGTATCATTTGTAAATCCTAGCATAAGGCCAACCCCAAATATGAAAAGGGTTACTCTCAAAGTCTTTGAAGGAGTGTGCTGGCATATCCTTCCCCTGCCCCCACCACGTACCTTGGAACAAATCGTTAGAAAAGACCTGGCGGGGAGTGAAACGTGGATGGATCTTCGACCTGATGCCGAAACTGTTGGCTTCGAAATGGGTGAGGTCATTCTTGCTGAACTGATGGAAGATACAATATTGAGCTTTATCAGTGAAATCCCTGAAAGTGAATGTTCTCAGCTTCAATTTGAGGCTGATAACAATGAGAGCACCATCAACTTGTAA